In Sphingobacteriaceae bacterium, the sequence CCGGGGCCGCCGTCAGTCGGCCTCGGACAGCCGGAACGCCGCTTCGATGGGCTCAGGCTTTTGGGCTTGGTGGGGGTGCTCCGTCCCCCGGTATACCTTCAGGTTGCGGAAAAGCCGGCGGCCCAGGCGGTTCTTGGGCAACATGCCCTTGACGGCCTTCTCCACCGCCCGCTCAGGGTTGCGGGCCAGCAGCCGGCGGTAGGGCACGGCCTTCAGCCCGCCGGGATAGCCGCTGTGGCGGTACGCCATCTTTTGATCCAGCTTGTTGCCCGTCAAGACGACCTCTTCGGCGTTGACCACGATGACGTGGTCGCCGTGGTTCACATGGGGGGTGAAGTCGGGGCGGTGCTTGCCCCGCAGCACATGGGCGATGCGGGCCGCCAGCCGCCCCAAGGGCTGGCTGGAGGCGTCCACGATGTACCACTTGCCGGTTCCCTGGCCTGGACGGGCCATGTATGTTTTGCTCAAGGTCAATACCTCCACCGGTTCACAAGACAGGAACCATTGTAATACAGGCCTTTTACAGCGTCAACGGCCATACTTGACCTCCACCAGGCTCAGCCCTTGGGCCGGCGCCGTGGGGCCGGCCGCCCGCCGGTCCCGGGCGTTGAGCACCTCTTCCAGCCAGCCCAGGCCCCGGTAGCCCCGGCCGATCTCCAGCAGGGTGCCCACCATGTTGCGCACCATGTGGTACAGGAAGCCGTCGGCCTCAAAGGTAATGTGCAGCATCCGGCCCCAGGCCATGACCTGCTCATCCACATCCACCCGCATGAGGTTGCGGACGGTGGTCTTGGTGGCGGCCCCCGCCGCCTGGAAGGAGGCGAAGTCCCGCCTGCCCTGGAGCAGGCGCCCCGCCCATTTGATGGCCTGCACATCCAAGGGATGGGGATGGTGCAGGACGTACCGGGCGATGAAGGGCCAGCCGTGGGGGCCGGTCAGGATGGAATAGCGATAAATTTTCGACACGGCGTCGTACCGGGCGTGGAAGTCGGGGTGGGTCTCCTCGGCCCGGTACACTACCAGGTCCTGGGGCAGCAGCCCCCGCAGGGCCGTCACCAGGCGGTCGACGGGAATGGAGCCGTACAAGTCCCAATGGACCACCTGCCCCCCGGCGTGGACGCCTGCGTCGGTGCGGCCCGCCGGGGTGACCTGGACGGGGTGGCCCGCCAGCCGGCCCAGAGCCTCTTCCAGCACAGCCTGCACCGTACGCATGCCGGGCTGCACCTGGAAGCCGTGGTAGTCGGTGCCGTCGTAGGCCACCAGCATCTTGATCCGCCGTCGCTCCCCCTTGCCCCTTGTGCCGCTCATTAGCCCACCCCCTGCCTGCCCAGCCACAGTATGACCGCGAAAAACGCCACGGTCACCGCCCAGGCCGCCATATCGGCCCTTTTGAATCGGAGCACCCGGTAGCGGGTGCGGCCCTCCCCGCCCCGGTAGCAGCGGGCTTCCATGGCCAGGGCCAGGTCATCGGCCCGGCGGAAAGCGCTGACGAAGAGGGGCACCAGGATGGGCATCAGGGCCCGGGCCCGCTGGATGGGGCCGCCCCTTTGAAAGTCCGCCCCCCGGGCCATCTGGGCCTTCATGATCTTCTCCGCCTCTTCCAGCAGGGTGGGGATGAAGCGCAGGGCTATGGTCATCATCATGGCAAACTCATGGGCCGGCAGCCCCAGCCGCCCGGCGGGCAGCAGCAGCCGCTCCAGCCCGTCGGTCAGTTCCACCGGCGAGGTGGTCAAGGTCAGCAACGACGAGGTCAAAATCAGCAAGGCCAGCCGCAGCCCCAGCAAGGCCCCCTGATAGAGACCTTCGTCGGTGACTGCCACCGGTCCCCACCGGGCCACTGTCCGGGCGTCGGGCCCGCCCGTCACCAAGGCGTGGAAGACCAAGGTGAACAGGATGAGGATCAAGATGGGCCGCAGGCTGCGCAGGACCAGCCGCCACGGAACCCGGCCCGCCACCACGGCCGTCCCGGTGAAGGCGGCGGCGGCAGCGAACCCCACAAAATTGTGGATGAAGAACAAAAGGACCACGTAAAGGAAGGTGACCACGATTTTGGTGCGGGGATCCAGCCGGTGGACGGGCGACGGGGCGGGGTAGTACTGCCCGATGAGAAAGTCCCTGATCATGAGCCGG encodes:
- the rplM gene encoding 50S ribosomal protein L13 produces the protein MSKTYMARPGQGTGKWYIVDASSQPLGRLAARIAHVLRGKHRPDFTPHVNHGDHVIVVNAEEVVLTGNKLDQKMAYRHSGYPGGLKAVPYRRLLARNPERAVEKAVKGMLPKNRLGRRLFRNLKVYRGTEHPHQAQKPEPIEAAFRLSEAD
- the truA gene encoding tRNA pseudouridine(38-40) synthase TruA, with product MSGTRGKGERRRIKMLVAYDGTDYHGFQVQPGMRTVQAVLEEALGRLAGHPVQVTPAGRTDAGVHAGGQVVHWDLYGSIPVDRLVTALRGLLPQDLVVYRAEETHPDFHARYDAVSKIYRYSILTGPHGWPFIARYVLHHPHPLDVQAIKWAGRLLQGRRDFASFQAAGAATKTTVRNLMRVDVDEQVMAWGRMLHITFEADGFLYHMVRNMVGTLLEIGRGYRGLGWLEEVLNARDRRAAGPTAPAQGLSLVEVKYGR
- a CDS encoding energy-coupling factor transporter transmembrane protein EcfT; translated protein: MIRDFLIGQYYPAPSPVHRLDPRTKIVVTFLYVVLLFFIHNFVGFAAAAAFTGTAVVAGRVPWRLVLRSLRPILILILFTLVFHALVTGGPDARTVARWGPVAVTDEGLYQGALLGLRLALLILTSSLLTLTTSPVELTDGLERLLLPAGRLGLPAHEFAMMMTIALRFIPTLLEEAEKIMKAQMARGADFQRGGPIQRARALMPILVPLFVSAFRRADDLALAMEARCYRGGEGRTRYRVLRFKRADMAAWAVTVAFFAVILWLGRQGVG